A stretch of Onychomys torridus chromosome 2, mOncTor1.1, whole genome shotgun sequence DNA encodes these proteins:
- the P3r3urf gene encoding PIK3R3 upstream open reading frame protein — protein sequence MGPPQLVRAPRPRGMSSPYPRPGIGGPRSRCPRMFKCSRRTYRQKPRAPAATNLATMTTNISDSNNTTTSVWILSPQVLRHLCQPGGFLIL from the exons ATGGGGCCCCCACAGCTTGTCCGTGCCCCTCGGCCTCGGGGCATGAGTTCTCCTTACCCAAGGCCAGGTATAGGTGGGCCCCGGAGCCGGTGTCCCAGGATGTTCAAGTGTAGCCGCAGAACATACCGGCAGAAACCCCGAGCCCCAGCTGCCACCAACCTTGCCACTATGACCACAAACATCAGTGACAGCAACAATACTACCACCAGTGTGTGGATCCTCTCACCACAAG ttCTCAGACACCTCTGTCAACCTGGGGGCTTTCTAATCCTTTAG